The following coding sequences are from one Pedosphaera parvula Ellin514 window:
- a CDS encoding alpha/beta hydrolase, producing MIRKFEYGQVYRPDSEFIADGTELGRPFQDIYFATEDGLLLNGWFFPADPNAKRSDMVMLVCHGNGGNLSHRLDLCRTLLQLGVSVMLFDYRGYGRSQGVPTEEGTYLDAQAAHQWLQKNGFAAGHILSYGESLGGGIASELAIREQVGGLILQSTFTSIPDVGAELFPWIPVRWLGTIKYNTLSKLPLIHVPVLVMHSRDDGLVRFRHSEKNFEAANEPKMFWEINGDHGYSLKSDHDRCAEGIKRFLLMVEAVQVQPFATAK from the coding sequence ATGATACGCAAATTTGAATATGGACAGGTTTATCGTCCGGACAGCGAGTTCATCGCTGATGGCACGGAACTTGGCCGTCCTTTCCAGGACATTTATTTCGCCACCGAGGATGGGCTGCTGTTGAACGGTTGGTTTTTTCCGGCCGATCCGAATGCCAAAAGAAGCGACATGGTCATGTTGGTATGCCATGGGAATGGCGGCAATCTGAGTCATCGTCTGGATCTCTGCCGAACCCTCTTGCAGCTTGGAGTCAGCGTAATGCTGTTTGACTACCGGGGATACGGGCGAAGTCAGGGGGTGCCGACCGAGGAGGGAACCTACCTGGATGCTCAGGCGGCGCATCAATGGCTGCAGAAGAACGGCTTCGCTGCCGGGCATATTCTTTCCTACGGAGAATCATTGGGCGGCGGCATTGCCAGTGAACTGGCCATCCGTGAACAGGTGGGTGGATTAATTCTCCAAAGTACTTTCACCAGCATTCCAGATGTCGGTGCCGAGTTGTTTCCGTGGATTCCCGTCCGTTGGCTGGGCACGATCAAATACAACACCTTGAGCAAGTTGCCACTCATCCATGTCCCGGTGTTGGTCATGCATAGCCGTGATGACGGCCTGGTGCGCTTCCGTCATTCCGAAAAAAACTTCGAGGCCGCCAATGAACCCAAGATGTTTTGGGAAATCAATGGCGACCATGGTTATTCCCTCAAGTCCGACCATGACCGCTGTGCTGAAGGCATCAAGCGGTTCCTGCTAATGGTCGAAGCGGTGCAAGTTCAGCCCTTCGCAACGGCCAAATAA